From a single Brassica rapa cultivar Chiifu-401-42 chromosome A01, CAAS_Brap_v3.01, whole genome shotgun sequence genomic region:
- the LOC103854352 gene encoding casein kinase 1-like protein 6, producing the protein MDLKMDDVIGGKFKLGRKIGGGSFGELFLGVSVQTGEEVAVKLEPAKTKHPQLHYESKIYMLLQGGTGIPSLKWFGVQGDYNAMVIDLLGPSLEDLFNYCNRKLTLKSVLMLADQLISRVEYMHSRGFLHRDIKPDNFLMGLGRKANQVYVIDFGLAKKYRDLQTHRHIPYRENKNLTGTARYASVNTHLGVEQSRRDDLESLGYVLMYFLRGSLPWQGLKAGTKKQKYDRISEKKVSTPIEVLCKSYPQEFVSYFQYCRSLRFEDKPDYSYLRRLFRDLFIREGYQFDYVFDWTALKHPQSSSSSRSSSHGRHRTGKPGVAAGPSAEKPERISVGREIRDRFSGAVEAFARRNATGASPHQNQTRHRTLDDVPPPMKPAVNMVSEKGRSTSRYGSASRRAVASGSRPSSSGEQGDSRGSSRVASSGGGGRPSVFQRNQVAAAVSGYDSKAASVFNRNRVSSSRSARDEALRSFELLSIRK; encoded by the exons ATGGACTTGAAAATGGATGATGTAATCGGTGGCAAGTTTAAGCTTGGTCGGAAGATCGGCGGTGGCTCTTTCGGAGAGCTTTTTTTag GCGTAAGTGTACAAACCGGAGAAGAAGTCGCTGTTAAACTG GAGCCTGCGAAAACGAAGCATCCACAGCTTCATTATGAGTCGAAGATATACATGCTTCTACAAGGAGGAA CTGGCATCCCTAGCCTCAAGTGGTTTGGGGTCCAGGGAGACTACAACGCAATGGTCATTGATCTGCTTGGTCCAAGCTTGGAAGACTTGTTCAACTACTGTAATAGGAAACTCACTTTGAAGTCAGTTTTGATGCTCGCTGATCAACTG ATTAGCAGAGTGGAGTATATGCATTCAAGGGGGTTTCTTCATAGAGACATAAAACCAGATAATTTCTTGATGGGACTTGGTCGCAAAGCAAACCAG GTGTATGTCATTGATTTTGGCCTTGCAAAGAAGTATAGGGATCTCCAAACACATAGACACATCCCCTACAG AGAAAACAAGAACCTTACGGGGACAGCTCGGTATGCTAGCGTCAACACTCACCTTGGAGTCG AGCAAAGTAGAAGGGATGATCTGGAGTCTCTTGGTTACGTGCTCATGTATTTCCTCAGAGGAAG CCTCCCGTGGCAGGGACTAAAAGCTGgcacaaagaagcagaagtacgACAGAATCAGCGAGAAGAAAGTCTCAACTCCTATAGAG GTCTTGTGCAAGTCCTATCCACAAGAATTCGTATCATACTTTCAGTACTGCAGGTCTTTGCGGTTCGAAGACAAACCAGACTACTCATATTTAAGGAGGCTGTTCCGAGATTTGTTTATCCGCGAAG GTTATCAGTTTGACTATGTATTCGACTGGACTGCGTTGAAGCACCCTCAGAGTAGTTCAAGCTCCCGCTCCAGCTCCCACGGAAGG caTCGTACTGGTAAACCAGGTGTTGCTGCTGGGCCATCTGCTGAAAAACCTGAAAGGATCTCAG TTGGGAGGGAGATCCGCGACAGATTCTCAGGTGCAGTTGAAGCATTCGCGAGAAGAAACGCTACGGGAGCAAGTCCCCATCAAAACCAAACCAGACATCGAACTCTTGACGATGTTCCTCCACCAATGAAACCTGCTGTG AATATGGTATCTGAGAAAGGTAGAAGCACTTCAAGATACGGCAGTGCTTCGAGGAGAGCGGTGGCCTCTGGAAGTAGGCCAAGCTCGTCTGGTGAACAAGGGGATAGCCGCGGCTCGAGCCGTGTGGCTTCGAGCGGTGGAGGTGGCAGACCATCCGTGTTTCAGAGAAACCAGGTGGCAGCTGCTGTGAGCGGATACGACTCTAAGGCGGCCTCTGTCTTTAACCGCAACCGAGTGTCCTCTTCTAGGTCGGCACGTGACGAGGCTCTCAGAAGCTTTGAGCTTCTTTCGATCCGCAAATGa